The window GTTCCAGGGCGGTGACTATGAGACCCTCGCGCTGCGCGCGCAGTGGGACGACCCTGAAAGCCGCTTCTTCCTCGCCGTCTTCGGCGACAACGTGACCGACAGCCGCTACGTCAACCAGGTCCAGTACAACAACTTCGGTTTCGGCGCGACCTGGAGCCAGCCCCGCACCTGGGGTGTCGAGATCGGCTACAGGTACTGACGCGCATGCTGACCGACACCTCCATCGCCGAGAGCGAGGTTGCGACCGGAGAGGGGGCCGTTGCCACTGGCGCGCCGCCCGAACTTCCGGGCATGGCCTACCGCGCCTATGTCCTCGCTCTCCTGACGCTGATTTCGGCGCTGAGCGCGGTGGACCGGCAGATCCTCGACATTCTGGTCGAGCCGATCCGCGCCGATTTCGGCCTTTCCGATGGCCAGCTCGGGGCGCTGAACGGCATCGCCTATGCCGGTGTCTACGCGCTGGCCGTGATCCCGCTCGCGCGTCTGGCGGATCGCTATCCGCGCAAGATCGTGATTGCAGCCGGCATCGTCATCTGGAGCCTGGCCACGACCGCCTCCAGCCTTGCCCGCAATTTCACCCACCTGTTCGTCGCGCGCATGGGCGTGGGGCTGGGTGAGGGGGGGCTCAGTTCACCCGGCCCTGCGCTCCTGTCCGACCTGTTCCCGCGCCACCAGCGCGGCACGGTGACCTCGATCTACATGACCGGCCCCGCCATCGGCATGGGCCTGGCTTACGCAATCGGCGGCTACGTGGTCGCCGCCTATGGCTGGCGTGCGGCGTTCCTGGTTGCCGGGCTTCCCGGTCTGGTGCTGGCCGCGCTGTTCTACCTCACCGTGCGCAACGTGCCCAAGGGCCTGGCGGATGGGTTGCGCGCCGATCCTCCGCAGCCGGGACTGGGGCGGACGCTCAAGGCTATCGCGGCCTTGCGCACGATCCTCTGGATGATCGTCGCGCTCGCCTGCCTCGCGCTCATGGTCAACGGGTTGCTGCGGTGGATTCCGGCCTATCTTACCCGCACGCAGGGGCTCGCGCCGGTCGAGTTCGGGGCCTGGCTCGGGGCTGCGGTGGGGACCGGCAGTTTCGTCGGCCACCTTGTCGGCGGGCCGCTCGCCGATTGGGTGGGGCGCCGCGATCCGCGCCGCCAGATGGGCATTGGTATCGCCGCCAGTCTGGGGGCTGCGCTCACAATTGTCGTGCTCTTCAACGCCCCTTCGATGGGGGTCTTCTATGGCCTTGCGGGCTTCCTGTCGTTCACCGGCGGGATCTTCGCGGCCCCGCTCATCATGGTCTGCACCACGCTGCCGCCCGTCTGGGCCCGCGCGACGACGGCGGCGATGACGCTGATGGCGGTCTACCTCGTGGGCTATGGCTTCGGACCGGCGCTGCTGGGGGTTCTCAGCGATGCGCTCGCTCCATCGTTTGGAGAGGATGCGCTGCGCATCGCGCTCCTCTCCAGCACGGTCCTGGCGCTTCCCGC is drawn from Novosphingobium decolorationis and contains these coding sequences:
- a CDS encoding spinster family MFS transporter: MLTDTSIAESEVATGEGAVATGAPPELPGMAYRAYVLALLTLISALSAVDRQILDILVEPIRADFGLSDGQLGALNGIAYAGVYALAVIPLARLADRYPRKIVIAAGIVIWSLATTASSLARNFTHLFVARMGVGLGEGGLSSPGPALLSDLFPRHQRGTVTSIYMTGPAIGMGLAYAIGGYVVAAYGWRAAFLVAGLPGLVLAALFYLTVRNVPKGLADGLRADPPQPGLGRTLKAIAALRTILWMIVALACLALMVNGLLRWIPAYLTRTQGLAPVEFGAWLGAAVGTGSFVGHLVGGPLADWVGRRDPRRQMGIGIAASLGAALTIVVLFNAPSMGVFYGLAGFLSFTGGIFAAPLIMVCTTLPPVWARATTAAMTLMAVYLVGYGFGPALLGVLSDALAPSFGEDALRIALLSSTVLALPATFSFAMAARHYRADLAQSERQLARDAGRTDTPHPDRETP